In Flavobacterium luteolum, the DNA window GCTGTTTGAAAATATCTTCAGCAACTTTTTTGTTTGCTGGGTCTTTAAGAGCCGCAGCATTCAAGTATACCTCAGCTTCTGCTTTGTTGTAAACAATTACTTTTTCAATTTGTCCTTTTTCTAGAAGGGTGTTGAATTTAGAAGAAGTTAATTGAGCAGGTTCGCTTAAGCTTGATCCTCCTGTGGCAAAACTTATGAATAAAAAAACTAAAAGTATTGCGGTGTATATTAACCAAGGACTTATTTTAAATTTATTCGGATTTGGATTATTATCTTTAGCCATTTAATGAAAGTTTCTTTAGTATTTGTTCTCGATTGAAGTTATTTTGGCATCGCCCCAAAGGCTTTCGATGTTGTAATATTCGCGAATGTGTTTTTGGAAAACGTGTACTACAATATGTACATAGTCCATTAAAACCCATTCTGCGTTATCGGTTCCTTCTACGTGCCAAGGTTTATCTTTTAAGTCTTTTGATACAATTTTTTGAATTGAGTTTACGATGGCGTTTACTTGGGTGTTTGAGCTACCGTTGCAAATAACAAAATAGTCGCATACAGCAGTATCTATTTCTCTTAAGTCAAGAATATCGATATCATTTCCTTTTACTTCCTCAATCCCTTTGATTATGTTCGCCAGTAGAACATCATTATTAACAGTCTTTTTCGCCATGAATTATTTTATATGAATTTGTAAAGTTACCAAATTTTGTGATTATTTTTGAACCTTAACAAAATATTAAACTAAGATATTTAAATTATTTAATGAAACTAATCAAACTCGATGCCATAGATTCTACAAACGACTTCTTAAAAGCTTTGTCAAGTCAAGATGAACTGGAGAATTTTACAACGGTAACAGCTGAAAATCAGACAAAAGGCAAAGGGCAAGTAGGTGGCGTATGGAAGACTGAAGCGGGTAAGAACTTAACTATGAGTGTCTTGGTGAAAGATTTTCTCTTTAGCAATGAAGAAGTTTTCAATTTAAGTCTCATTGTATCTTTATCTGTTGCAGAGGTTTTAAAAACATTAAATATTCCTGATATTTGTATTAAATGGCCAAACGACATTCTGTCATACAATAAGAAATTGGTTGGCATATTAATCGAAAATACCTTAAAAAGCGATGGCAGAATCGTGTCAGTTGCTGGAATCGGAATCAATGTCAATCAAACCGATTTTACCGAATTGCCAATTGCTTCTTCTATGGCAGTAATCGCGGGTAAATCTTTTGATAAAGAAGAATTAGCTATTTTAATTGTTGAAAAGTTAAAAGAGAAAATTCAATCTTGGAATACCTCATCACAAACTTTCTGGGATGACTATTTCAATTTTTTATTTAAAAAAGGAATTCCAACAGCGTTTAGAGACAATAACAGCCAGGACTTTATGGGAATCATTCAAGGCGTTTCTCCAATTGGAAAACTGCAACTTTTGCTAGAGGATGATTCTGTTGCAGAGTTTGAGATTAAGGAGGTGAAAATGCTTTACTAAGATGCTAAGGTTCTGAAATGCTGAGATTCTTAGTTTTTTATTTTAATCTCGCAAAGTCGCTAAGACGCTAAGTTATTAATGTTTTAATCTTAAAAAAATCTTTGCGTCTTAGCGACTTTGCGAGAGCATAAAAAAAAATGTCCAACAATAGTCGGACATTTTCATTTATAATTCACAATTAATAATTTACCATTATTAAAGCTTGTTCATATTGTTTGCTAAAGTTTCAATAAACTTACTAATTGGACCTTTAACCATCATCGCCATCATAGCGTTGAATTCGCCTTCAAAAAATAACTGAACAGCACTTTCTGAATCAGAAACAGTGTCAATGTTTGAAGTTAGTGTAAACGGAAGTTTATCACTTGCAGCACCCAAAACAATTTTGTTTGGCGCTACTTTATCTTTCATTTTTAATTTGATTTCAGGCATCCCTTTCAATCCAAAAATAAAAGCGTCTTCGCCAGTCACTTCAAATTTAGCAATATTGTCTGGCATTAATTTTTCGAAATTCTTCACGTCAGTCAATTGATCGAATAAATCTTGAGCTGATTTCTGAACAGTAACTTTTGGACTTTCTAAGTTCATATTGTTTTTTGTTTTTTTGTTTTACCGCAAATGTTTTTTTACCGCAAAGACGCAAGGTTTTTTATGTTACTTTGACTTTATTTAAGTTCGCAAAGCTAAAATTAAAAAAAAGAGCAGAGCGATTTTTAGAAAATCTAAAATCTTATTCCTGTCCCCAAGTAGATGGGCTTACGCTCCATTCTTGCAAAGTAGATTGCTGATCTTCTGTGATATATTGTTTTTGAACTGCTAAATCTAATAGGTTTTCGTAGTTGCTTAAGGTGAATAAATCAACATTAGCTTCTTTAAAGTTTGCTTCGGCAACACCAAAACCATAAGTAAATACGGCTGCCATACCTTTAACATTAGCACCTTCGTCTCTTAAAGCTTCAACAGCCAATAAACTACTTTTTCCAGTACTAATTAAATCTTCCACAACCACAACATTTTGTCCTTTTTGTAAAAAACCTTCCACTTGGTTTTGTCTACCGTGTTTTTTTGGTTCCGGACGCACATATACGAACGGAAGACCTAAACTTTCGGCAACCAAAATTCCAACTCCAATGGCTCCAGTAGCGACACCAGCAATCACATCAGGTTTTCCAAATTGTTTTTCGATGTTTTTAGCAAACTCATCACGAACATAGTTTCTGATGCTCGGAAATGAAAGAATTAACCTATTATCGCAGTAAATAGGAGATTTCCAACCAGAAGCCCATGTAAAAGGATTTTCGGGATTCAATTTAATTGCATTTATTTGCAAAAGCAATTCGGCTGTTTTTTCGGCAGTATCTTTATTAAAAATCATAGTACAAATGTATAAAGTTTTTGTAAACGACAAACCACTTTTTTTGACAAATGAAATCTCGCGTGAAACAGATTTCCAATTGTTCTTGTTGGAGAGTATTGATATAGAACAGCTTATTATAAAAATTTTTCAAAATAAAATTCAAAAAGCCATTCTATATCATCCCGACGAAAGTGAGATAATGAAAACCCTTAAAGCCAAGATTCCCGTGAATAAAGCAGGCGGAGGTTTTGTCTACAATAAGAAAGGCGAAGTCTTGTTTATCTTTAGAAACGGAAAATGGGACTTGCCAAAAGGCGGAATCGAGAAGGGGGAAGACATTGAAGCGACGGCTATGCGTGAGGT includes these proteins:
- a CDS encoding biotin--[acetyl-CoA-carboxylase] ligase — protein: MKLIKLDAIDSTNDFLKALSSQDELENFTTVTAENQTKGKGQVGGVWKTEAGKNLTMSVLVKDFLFSNEEVFNLSLIVSLSVAEVLKTLNIPDICIKWPNDILSYNKKLVGILIENTLKSDGRIVSVAGIGINVNQTDFTELPIASSMAVIAGKSFDKEELAILIVEKLKEKIQSWNTSSQTFWDDYFNFLFKKGIPTAFRDNNSQDFMGIIQGVSPIGKLQLLLEDDSVAEFEIKEVKMLY
- the rsfS gene encoding ribosome silencing factor, which translates into the protein MAKKTVNNDVLLANIIKGIEEVKGNDIDILDLREIDTAVCDYFVICNGSSNTQVNAIVNSIQKIVSKDLKDKPWHVEGTDNAEWVLMDYVHIVVHVFQKHIREYYNIESLWGDAKITSIENKY
- the pyrE gene encoding orotate phosphoribosyltransferase, with amino-acid sequence MIFNKDTAEKTAELLLQINAIKLNPENPFTWASGWKSPIYCDNRLILSFPSIRNYVRDEFAKNIEKQFGKPDVIAGVATGAIGVGILVAESLGLPFVYVRPEPKKHGRQNQVEGFLQKGQNVVVVEDLISTGKSSLLAVEALRDEGANVKGMAAVFTYGFGVAEANFKEANVDLFTLSNYENLLDLAVQKQYITEDQQSTLQEWSVSPSTWGQE
- a CDS encoding SRPBCC family protein translates to MNLESPKVTVQKSAQDLFDQLTDVKNFEKLMPDNIAKFEVTGEDAFIFGLKGMPEIKLKMKDKVAPNKIVLGAASDKLPFTLTSNIDTVSDSESAVQLFFEGEFNAMMAMMVKGPISKFIETLANNMNKL
- a CDS encoding NUDIX hydrolase; amino-acid sequence: MYKVFVNDKPLFLTNEISRETDFQLFLLESIDIEQLIIKIFQNKIQKAILYHPDESEIMKTLKAKIPVNKAGGGFVYNKKGEVLFIFRNGKWDLPKGGIEKGEDIEATAMREVEEETGVNQLRITNKLQKTYHIFKRNGKYKLKITHWFEMFSDFEGTPNGQIEEGIEKVAWLNPEQIKEALKNSYENIKLLFEEEKNPKEKMAAPIAYRSGPDSKIKDI